One genomic segment of Chitinibacter sp. FCG-7 includes these proteins:
- the rpmG gene encoding 50S ribosomal protein L33, with the protein MRDKIKLESSAGTGHFYTTTKNKRTMPEKMEIKKFDPVARKHVIYKETKLK; encoded by the coding sequence ATGCGCGATAAGATCAAGCTCGAATCTTCTGCAGGTACTGGTCATTTCTACACGACGACCAAAAACAAACGTACCATGCCAGAAAAGATGGAAATCAAGAAGTTCGATCCCGTTGCTCGCAAGCACGTGATCTACAAGGAAACCAAACTGAAGTAA
- the rpmB gene encoding 50S ribosomal protein L28 — protein MARVCKVTGKGPMTGNNVSHANNKTKRRFLPNLQSRRFWVESENRFIRLRVSNAALRLIDKKGIDVVLADLRARGEL, from the coding sequence ATGGCACGAGTATGCAAAGTCACCGGCAAAGGCCCGATGACCGGGAATAACGTTTCCCACGCCAATAACAAAACAAAACGCCGCTTCCTCCCGAATCTGCAATCACGCCGTTTCTGGGTTGAGAGCGAAAACCGTTTCATCCGTTTGCGTGTTTCTAACGCTGCGTTGCGCCTGATCGACAAGAAAGGCATCGACGTAGTATTGGCTGACTTGCGCGCCCGCGGCGAACTATAA